The following proteins are co-located in the Lagopus muta isolate bLagMut1 chromosome 11, bLagMut1 primary, whole genome shotgun sequence genome:
- the GXYLT2 gene encoding glucoside xylosyltransferase 2 has protein sequence MRLSCKVAAALLALGSLLLLYLLVGSAAAPPRPPPAPSAPARPAAPLGRRQPRLSRSPPRRNALGGGLAAARKPGEQKRSKEPSSLQCMHLAVVACGDRVEETLIMLKSAVLFSNRRLCFHIFSEDSLKPEFNKKLQEWPSSYTKKFEYNIYPITFSVGNAQEWKKLFKPCAAQRLFLPVILKDVDSLLYVDTDVLFLRPIDDIWHILKEFNSTQLAAMAPEHEIPKIGWYSRFARHPYYGTTGVNSGVMLMNLTRIRNTQFRNSVIPSGLTWEEMLYPLYQKYKNYITWGDQDLLNIIFYFNPECLYVFPCQWNYRPDHCMYGSNCKGAEEEGVSILHGNRGVYHDDKQPTFKALYEVIRDFPFEDNLFQSLYYPLQSKFLDTVHTLCGRIPQVFLKQIEKTMKKVYENRVIVYLGANHRY, from the exons ATGCGGCTGTCCTGCAAGGTGGCGGCGGCGCTGCtggcgctgggcagcctgctgctgctctacCTGCTGGTCGGCAGCGCCGCCGCGCCtccgcgcccgccgcccgcgCCCTCCGCacccgcccgccccgccgcacCCCTCGGCCGCCGGCAGCCGAGGCTCAGCCGGAGTCCGCCGCGGAGGAACGCGCTCGGGGGCGGACTCGCCGCTGCCAG GAAGCCTGGAGAACAAAAACGTTCAAAAGAGCCTTCATCTTTACAATGCATGCATCTGGCAGTTGTGGCTTGTGGGGACCGGGTGGAAGAGACTCTCATCATGCTGAAATCAGCAGTTCTGTTTAGCAACAGGAGGCtctgctttcacattttttctgaGGATTCCCTTAAGCCTGAATTCAACAAGAAA TTACAGGAATGGCCCTCCTCGTATACAAAGAAATTTGAATACAACATTTACCCAATAACCTTCTCAGTAGGAAATGCTCAGGAATGGAAGAAGTTATTCAAACCATGTGCTGCCCAGCGCCTTTTTCTTCCG GTTATTTTAAAGGATGTGGATTCTCTCCTTTATGTGGACACCGATGTTCTCTTCCTGAGGCCCATCGATGACATCTGGCACATCCTGAAAGAATTCAACTCAACGCAGCTAGCTGCTATGGCCCCAGAGCACGAGATACCAAAGATTGGCTGGTACAGTCGATTTGCACGTCACCCCTATTATGGGACAACTGGAGTCAATTCTGGAGTGATGCTAATGAATTTAACACGGATACGCAACACTCAGTTCAGG AACAGTGTGATACCGAGTGGTTTGACTTGGGAGGAGATGTTATACCCACTGTATCAAAAGTACAAAAACTACATTACATGGGGAGACCAGGATTtactaaatattattttttactttaaccCAG AGTGTCTCTATGTGTTTCCATGTCAGTGGAACTACCGACCTGACCACTGTATGTATGGAAGTAACTGTAAAGGTGCAGAAGAAGAAGGTGTCTCTATTCTGCATGGAAATAGAGGTGTCTACCATGACGATAAGCAGCCTACATTCAAGGCACTCTATGAAGTGATACGTGAT tttccaTTTGAAGACAATCTCTTCCAGTCTTTGTACTATCCTCTTCAGTCTAAGTTCCTGGATACAGTGCACACTTTATGTGGGAGAATTCCACAAGTATTTTTGAAGCAAATTGAGAAAACTATGAAGAAGGTGTATGAAAATCGTGTCATTGTCTACCTGGGGGCCAACCACAGATACTAA